The following proteins are encoded in a genomic region of Oncorhynchus kisutch isolate 150728-3 linkage group LG4, Okis_V2, whole genome shotgun sequence:
- the cry1b gene encoding cryptochrome-1b gives MVGNTIHWFRKGLRLHDNPSLKESIRGADTLRYVYILDPWFAGSSNVGISRWRFLLQCLEDLDASLRKLHSRLFVIRGQPTDVFPRLFKEWQISRLSYEYDSEPFGKERDAAIRKLASEAGVEVTVKVSHTLYDLDKIIELNGGLSPLTYKRFQVLISHMDAVEMPAETITAEVMQKCATPISDDHDDKFGVPSLEELGFETEGLATAVWPGGETEALTRLERHLERKAWVANFERPRMNANSLLASPTGLSPYLRFGCLSCRLFYFKLTDLYRKVKKNSSPPLSLYGQLLWREFFYTTATNNPCFDKMEGNPVCVQIPWDRNPEALAKWAEGRTGFPWIDAIMTQLRQEGWIHHLARHAVACFLTRGDLWISWEEGMKVFEELLLDADWSVNAGSWMWLSCSSFFQQFFHCYCPVGFGRRTDPNGDYIRRYLPILKGFPAKYIYDPWNAPESVQKAAKCVIGVHYPKPMVHHAEASRLNVERMKQIYQQLSCYRGLGLLATVPANPNDSGHGAGVMTGPMPGPSPEEIQNEGAAQAGRGQVMVKRRNEDLTPGCSNKSRRQTSN, from the exons GTTCTTACTCCAGTGTCTGGAGGACCTAGACGCTAGCCTCCGCAAACTCCACTCCCGTCTGTTTGTCATCCGGGGCCAGCCTACTGATGTCTTCCCCAGGCTGTTCAAG GAATGGCAGATTAGCCGGCTGTCTTACGAGTACGACTCTGAGCCCTTCGGCAAGGAGCGTGATGCCGCCATCCGAAAGCTGGCCAGCGAGGCCGGGGTGGAAGTCACGGTCAAAGTCTCCCACACGCTCTACGACCTAGACAA GATCATCGAGCTGAACGGAGGCCTGTCCCCTCTCACCTACAAGCGTTTCCAGGTGCTCATAAGTCACATGGATGCCGTGGAGATGCCCGCCGAGACCATCACCGCTGAGGTCATGCAGAAGTGTGCCACGCCGATCAGTGACGACCACGACGACAAGTTTGGCGTGCCGTCCTTGGAGGAGCTTGGCTTTGAGACAGAAGGCCTGGCTACAGCAGTATGGCCGGGGGGAGAGACGGAGGCCCTCACTCGCCTGGAGAGGCACCTGGAGAGAAAG GCGTGGGTGGCCAACTTTGAGCGTCCCCGGATGAACGCCAACTCCCTGTTGGCCAGCCCCACGGGCCTCAGCCCCTACCTCCGCTTCGGCTGCCTCTCCTGTCGCCTCTTCTACTTCAAACTCACTGACCTCTACAGGAAGGTCAAGAAAAACAGCTCTCCGCCCCTCTCACTTTATGGCCAGCTGTTGTGGCGCGAGTTCTTTTACACCACGGCCACCAACAACCCCTGCTTTGACAAGATGGAGGGCAACCCTGTGTGCGTGCAGATTCCCTGGGACCGCAACCCAGAGGCGCTGGCCAAGtgggctgaggggaggacagggtTTCCCTGGATCGACGCCATCATGACCCAGCTGAGGCAGGAGGGCTGGATCCACCACCTGGCCAGACACGCCGTGGCCTGCTTCCTGACCCGGGGAGACCTGTGGATCAGCTGGGAGGAGGGCATGAAG GTATTTGAGGAGCTGCTGCTGGATGCAGACTGGAGTGTGAACGCAGGCAGCTGGATGTGGCTCTCCTGCAGCTCCTTCTTCCAGCAGTTCTTCCACTGTTACTGCCCCGTGGGCTTTGGCAGGAGGACAGACCCCAACGGAGACTACATACG GCGCTATCTTCCCATACTGAAGGGCTTCCCGGCCAAGTACATCTACGACCCCTGGAACGCACCCGAGAGCGTGCAGAAGGCGGCCAAGTGCGTGATCGGTGTGCACTACCCCAAACCCATGGTGCACCACGCCGAGGCCAGCCGCCTCAACGTGGAGAGGATGAAGCAGATCTACCAACAGCTCTCCTGCTACCGCGGCCTGG GGCTGCTCGCGACAGTGCCTGCCAATCCTAATGACAGTGGACACGGTGCAGGGGTCATGACCGGTCCAATGCCAGGGCCCTCCCCTGAAGAAATCCAGAATGAGGGAGCCGCTCAAGCAG GCAGAGGACAGGTCATGGTGAAGCGTCGCAATGAGGACCTCACACCGGGCTGTAGCAACAAGTCCCGGAGGCAGACCAGCAACTAG